The genome window AGGCTTGACCGGCCCGCAACTCTGGGCATTAAAGATCCTTGTCAACTATGCCCCGATTCGCGTTTCGGACTTGGCGCGTCAGATGTACCTGAGTCCGGCAACGGTAGTCGGCATTATCGACCGGCTCGAAGGGAAAGGGCTCGTCACGCGTAGTCGTTCAAAGGATGACCGAAGAGCAGTAGACCTGCACCTCACCCAACAGGGTAAAGAGCTTGCAGCGCTCGCACCTGAAATTGCCCAGATCATGCTGGTAAAGGGGCTGGAACAATTGCCCGACGAACTGTTTTACGCTGTTG of Geobacter sp. contains these proteins:
- a CDS encoding MarR family transcriptional regulator → MKSKESIPEIIDNVWRVFQAINEYSKTAERSTGLTGPQLWALKILVNYAPIRVSDLARQMYLSPATVVGIIDRLEGKGLVTRSRSKDDRRAVDLHLTQQGKELAALAPEIAQIMLVKGLEQLPDELFYAVEAGMKQLVRMLDAERIIPQPLYGP